A window of Hevea brasiliensis isolate MT/VB/25A 57/8 chromosome 14, ASM3005281v1, whole genome shotgun sequence contains these coding sequences:
- the LOC131172546 gene encoding uncharacterized protein LOC131172546 encodes MAAENKVSLKLLIDKKANRVLFAEAGKDFVDFLFALLSLPVGTVIRLLKKPAMVGCIGNLHESLENLDEAYMQPYQSKDSLLKPTVPLSQLANMPLLLPDIDHLQPGARRKVYGCSNYHHRCVTDRKDAPCSYCNAPMTFEPQFIVINDNNTASGSEGGFVKGLVTYIVTDDLSVSPMSMISGVALLNKFSVNGFSALNEKTVQFGIDEGLELLKASLQSKAALTTVFLAKDEIKDAAAPK; translated from the exons ATGGCTGCCGAGAACAAAGTAAGCTTGAAGCTATTGATCGACAAGAAAGCGAATAGAGTCCTTTTTGCAGAAGCTGGAAAAGATTTTGTGGATTTCCTTTTCGCCCTCCTGTCTTTGCCTGTAGGAACCGTAATTAGGCTGCTCAAAAAACCAGCAATGGTTGGCTGTATAGGAAATCTTCACGAAAGCCTTGAAAACCTTGATGAAGCTTACATGCAACCATATCAAAGTAAGGATTCACTTCTGAAACCCACTGTGCCGTTGAGCCAGCTGGCAAATATGCCTCTCTTGCTGCCTGACATTGATCATCTCCAACCTGGGGCAAGACGAAAGGTGTATGGTTGTTCTAATTATCACCACCGGTGTGTTACTGATCGGAAAGATGCTCCTTGTAGTTACTGCAATGCACCAATGACCTTTGAACCGCAGTTTATTGTTATCAATGATAATAATACAGCAAGTGGTAGTGAGGGAGGTTTTGTGAAGGGCTTGGTTACGTACATAGTGACTGATGATTTGTCAGTGTCACCAATGTCAATGATCTCCGGTGTTGCTCTGCTAAACAAGTTTAGTGTTAATGGTTTTAGTGCACTTAACGAGAAAACGGTTCAATTTGGCATTGATGAG GGTCTGGAATTGTTGAAGGCTTCTCTGCAGTCAAAAGCAGCTCTTACCACTGTCTTCCTTGCTAAGGATGAGATCAAGGATGCTGCAGCACCAAAATGA
- the LOC131173012 gene encoding auxin-responsive protein SAUR66-like produces MSEKGHFAVYSADKKRFLLPLEYLKNEIIKQLFNMAEEEFGLQNKGPLTLPCDTEHMGYAFGLIKQQATRDVENAFLTSISSHYLNLFFQHGTRSMISPKKLIKIARKWQRRTAMRRNRISFPKISTNRNAKSSNTSTSTTTGNFVICTRDQKRLTVPLAYLNNNIMKELLKMSEEVYGLSSEGPIKLPFDAVFMEYVVSIIKKGLVKDIEKALLMSMEASCCSTSICLHQGHTSQQLLILLIEVVQFCN; encoded by the exons ATGTCTGAAAAGGGCCATTTTGCTGTGTATTCAGCAGATAAAAAACGTTTCCTTCTTCCATTAGAATATCTTAAAAATGAAATCATAAAACAGCTGTTCAACATGGCAGAAGAAGAATTTGGATTGCAAAACAAGGGGCCTCTCACACTGCCATGTGACACAGAGCATATGGGATATGCATTTGGTTTGATCAAACAACAGGCTACTAGAGATGTTGAGAATGCTTTCTTGACATCCATATCTAGCCATT ATCTAAATCTCTTCTTCCAACATGGAACAAGAAGCATGATTAGCCCAAAGAAGCTCATCAAAATTGCAAGAAAGTGGCAAAGGAGAACTGCCATGAGGAGGAATAGAATTTCTTTTCCTAAGATCAGCACCAACAGAAACGCTAAATCTTCTAATACATCAACATCAACTACTACAGGAAATTTTGTTATCTGCACCAGAGATCAAAAGCGACTTACTGTTCCTCTAGCATATCTCAACAATAACATCATGAAAGAGCTATTGAAGATGTCTGAAGAAGTGTATGGGCTATCAAGTGAAGGTCCTATCAAATTGCCATTTGATGCTGTGTTCATGGAGTATGTGGTTTCAATCATCAAAAAGGGTTTAGTTAAAGACATAGAGAAAGCTTTGCTTATGTCTATGGAAGCCAGTTGCTGCTCAACATCTATTTGTTTACATCAAGGACATACGAGTCAACAACTGCTCATTTTGCTTATTGAAGTAGTTCAATTTTGTAACTGA
- the LOC131173010 gene encoding uncharacterized protein LOC131173010, with product MATENKVSLKLLIDKKANKVLFAEAGKDFVDFLFTLLSLPVGTVIRLLKKPAMVGCIGNLYESLENLNEAYIQPNQSKDSLLKPTVPLTQLAHVPLLLPDTRPLKPEAGRKLYGCSNYSNHRCVTDQRGSRCSNCGCSMTYELPFIGTNTNNTSASDTATSNSERGLVKGLVTYMVTDDLSVSPLSMVSGVALLNKFSVKGFSALNEKMVEFGIDEECLTSTHYL from the coding sequence ATGGCTACCGAGAACAAAGTGAGCTTGAAGCTATTGATAGACAAGAAGGCGAACAAAGTCCTTTTCGCAGAAGCTGGAAAAGATTTTGTAGATTTCCTCTTCACCCTTCTCTCTTTGCCTGTAGGTACTGTGATTAGGCTGCTTAAAAAACCAGCAATGGTTGGCTGTATAGGAAATCTTTACGAGAGCCTTGAAAACCTTAACGAAGCTTATATACAACCAAATCAAAGCAAGGACTCTCTTCTAAAACCCACTGTGCCATTAACCCAGCTCGCACATGTGCCTCTCTTGCTGCCTGACACTCGTCCTCTAAAACCTGAGGCAGGACGAAAGTTGTATGGTTGTTCTAATTATAGTAACCACCGGTGCGTTACCGATCAGAGAGGCTCTCGTTGTAGTAACTGCGGTTGTTCAATGACTTATGAACTGCCGTTTATTGGCACCAATACAAATAATACATCAGCTAGTGATACAGCAACTAGTAATAGTGAGAGAGGTTTGGTGAAGGGCCTGGTTACATACATGGTGACTGATGATTTGTCAGTGTCACCATTGTCAATGGTCTCTGGTGTTGCTCTGCTGAACAAGTTTAGTGTTAAGGGTTTTAGCGCACTTAATGAGAAGATGGTTGAGTTTGGCATTGATGAGGAATGTTTAACTTCAACTCATTACCTTTag
- the LOC110660228 gene encoding uncharacterized protein LOC110660228 → MAAENKVSLKLLIDKKANRVLFAEAGKDFVDFLFALLSLPVGAIIRLLKKPAMVGCIGNLHESLENLDEAYMQPYQSKDSLLKPTVPLSQLANMPLLLPDTDHLQPGARRKVYGCSNHHHRCVTDRKDAPCSYCNAPMTFEPRFIVINDNNTASGSEGGFVKGLVTYMVTDDLSVSPMSMISGVALLNKFSVNGFSALNEKTVQFGIDEGLELLKASLQSKAALTTVFLAKDEIKDAAAPK, encoded by the exons ATGGCTGCCGAGAACAAAGTAAGCTTGAAGCTATTGATCGACAAGAAAGCGAATAGAGTCCTTTTTGCAGAAGCTGGAAAAGATTTTGTGGATTTCCTTTTCGCCCTCCTGTCTTTGCCTGTAGGAGCCATAATTAGGCTGCTCAAAAAACCAGCAATGGTTGGCTGTATAGGAAATCTTCACGAGAGCCTTGAAAACCTTGATGAAGCTTACATGCAACCATATCAAAGTAAGGATTCACTTCTGAAACCCACTGTGCCGTTGAGCCAGCTGGCAAATATGCCTCTCTTGCTGCCTGACACTGATCATCTCCAACCTGGGGCAAGACGAAAGGTGTATGGTTGTTCTAATCATCACCACAGGTGTGTTACTGATCGGAAAGATGCTCCTTGTAGTTACTGCAATGCACCAATGACCTTTGAACCGCGGTTTATTGTTATCAATGATAATAATACAGCAAGTGGTAGTGAGGGAGGTTTTGTGAAGGGCTTGGTTACGTACATGGTGACTGATGATTTGTCAGTGTCACCAATGTCAATGATCTCCGGTGTTGCTCTGCTAAACAAGTTTAGTGTTAATGGTTTTAGTGCACTTAACGAGAAAACGGTTCAATTTGGCATTGATGAG GGTCTGGAATTGTTGAAGGCTTCTCTGCAGTCGAAAGCAGCTCTTACCACTGTCTTCCTTGCTAAGGATGAGATCAAGGATGCTGCAGCACCAAAATGA
- the LOC131172544 gene encoding uncharacterized protein LOC131172544, with amino-acid sequence MATKNKVRLKLLIDKKANKVLFAEAGKDFVDFLFTLLSLPVGTVIRLLKKPAMVGCIGNLYESLENLNEAYIQPNQSKDSLLKPTVPLTQLAHVPLLLPDTRPLKPEAGRKLYGCSNYSNHRCVTDQRGSRCSNCGCSMTYELPFIGTNPNNTSASDTATSNSEGGLVKGLVTYMVTDDLSVSPLSMVSGVALLNKFSVKGFSALNEKMVEFGIDEGLELLKASLQSKAALTSVFLAKDEIKDAASPN; translated from the exons ATGGCTACCAAAAACAAAGTAAGGTTGAAGCTATTGATCGACAAGAAGGCGAACAAAGTCCTTTTCGCAGAAGCTGGAAAAGATTTTGTAGATTTCCTCTTCACCCTTCTCTCTTTGCCTGTAGGTACTGTGATTAGGCTGCTTAAAAAACCAGCAATGGTTGGCTGTATAGGAAATCTTTACGAGAGCCTTGAAAACCTTAACGAAGCTTATATACAGCCAAATCAAAGCAAGGACTCTCTTCTAAAACCCACTGTGCCATTAACCCAGCTCGCACATGTGCCTCTCTTGCTGCCTGACACTCGCCCTCTAAAACCTGAGGCAGGACGAAAGTTGTATGGTTGTTCTAATTATAGTAACCACCGGTGCGTTACCGATCAGAGAGGTTCTCGTTGTAGTAACTGCGGTTGTTCAATGACTTATGAACTGCCGTTTATTGGCACCAATCCAAATAATACATCAGCTAGTGATACAGCAACTAGTAATAGTGAGGGAGGTTTGGTGAAGGGCCTGGTTACATACATGGTGACTGATGATTTGTCAGTGTCACCATTGTCAATGGTCTCTGGTGTTGCTCTGCTGAACAAGTTTAGTGTTAAGGGTTTTAGCGCACTTAATGAGAAGATGGTTGAGTTTGGTATTGATGAG GGTCTGGAATTGTTGAAGGCTTCTCTCCAGTCAAAAGCAGCTCTTACTAGTGTCTTCCTAGCTAAGGATGAGATCAAGGATGCTGCATCACCAAATTGA
- the LOC131173011 gene encoding uncharacterized protein LOC131173011: protein MANENKVSLQLLIDRKANKVLFAEDGKDFVDFLFTLLSLTVGTVIRLLKQPAMVGCIGNLYESLENLNKAYMQPYQSKDSLLKPTVLLTQLANVPLLLPDTDHLQPEARRKGYGCSYCYHNRCVTDQRVSPMSMISGVALLNKFSVKGFCGLNEKMVEFGIDEGLELLKASLQSKAALTNVFLAKNEIKDKCS from the exons ATGGCTAACGAGAACAAAGTAAGCCTGCAGCTATTGATCGACAGGAAAGCGAACAAAGTCCTTTTTGCAGAAGATGGAAAAGATTTTGTGGATTTCCTCTTCACCCTCCTTTCGTTGACAGTAGGTACTGTAATTAGGCTGCTCAAACAACCAGCAATGGTTGGCTGTATAGGAAATCTTTACGAGAGCCTTGAAAACCTCAATAAAGCTTACATGCAACCATATCAAAGTAAGGATTCACTTCTGAAACCCACTGTGCTATTAACGCAGCTCGCAAATGTGCCTCTCTTGCTGCCTGACACTGATCATCTACAACCTGAGGCAAGACGAAAGGGATATGGTTGTTCTTATTGTTATCACAACCGGTGTGTTACTGATCAGAGAG TGTCACCAATGTCAATGATCTCTGGTGTTGCTCTGCTGAACAAGTTTAGTGTTAAGGGTTTTTGTGGACTAAACGAGAAAATGGTTGAGTTTGGCATTGATGAG GGTCTGGAATTGTTGAAGGCTTCTCTCCAGTCAAAAGCAGCTCTTACTAATGTCTTCCTCGCTAAGAATGAGATCAAGGATAAATGCTCCTGA